A single window of Cottoperca gobio chromosome 9, fCotGob3.1, whole genome shotgun sequence DNA harbors:
- the LOC115013777 gene encoding G-protein coupled receptor 183-like, whose translation MLLNATVPLSVDFDTPEDFIIFIFHILFATSAVLVAGSVVIGISSSRSLRSQNRFIFMLNTSISDTLTGFSVYYLGLFDVQEGYPSRNGTYYILPSFLGVNVLTFLFAQFDRYFAVCHPFFYNRFITRSVVHGICAFCWIYTYSILTVQNMVPISEAAKINAFGVMTLQIIVLIKVLMTIKLYIIARHHVAREVPSAERDNKKESLRIIVFVVIFFLALWCPSFVNIIVRQLIRKGLRFRNEATNLFAIMARLNALVTPALYIWGSPALRKAVWRVVWRRVCPCQEGKVRVGLK comes from the coding sequence ATGCTCCTCAACGCCACCGTCCCTCTGTCGGTGGATTTCGACACTCCAGAGGACTTCATCATTTTCATCTTCCATATTCTGTTCGCCACAAGCGCCGTGCTGGTCGCCGGCTCTGTGGTCATCGGGATATCCTCCAGCCGGTCTCTGCGAAGCCAGAACCGCTTTATATTCATGCTGAACACGAGCATCAGTGACACTCTGACCGGCTTCTCGGTCTACTACCTCGGCCTCTTCGACGTCCAAGAGGGCTATCCCTCAAGGAATGGGACATACTACATTTTGCCTTCATTTCTTGGTGTTAATGTGTTAACCTTCCTCTTCGCTCAGTTTGATCGGTACTTCGCAGTATGCCATCCATTTTTTTATAATCGCTTCATAACGAGGTCTGTTGTCCATGGCATTTGCGCGTTTTGTTGGATTTACACATACTCTATCCTCACGGTGCAAAACATGGTGCCTATTTCAGAGGCGGCTAAAATAAACGCATTTGGTGTCATGACTCTACAGATCATAGTTCTCATTAAAGTGTTGATGACAATTAAATTATACATCATAGCCAGGCATCACGTGGCAAGAGAGGTGCCcagtgcagagagagacaacaaaaAGGAGTCACTGCGCATCATTGTGTTTGTGGTTATTTTCTTCTTGGCTCTGTGGTGTCCATCCTTTGTCAATATAATTGTCAGACAGTTGATTAGGAAAGGTCTGAGGTTTCGGAATGAAGCCACTAACCTGTTCGCCATCATGGCACGCCTGAACGCACTGGTGACCCCGGCTTTGTACATCTGGGGCAGCCCGGCGCTGCGGAAGGCCGTGTGGAGAGTAGTGTGGCGGAGGGTCTGTCCCTGCCAGGAGGGCAAGGTGAGAGTCGGTCTGAAGTAA
- the LOC115013785 gene encoding olfactory receptor 4F17-like, with translation MLPSNITDSGAVGIPLSVNFDSPVDYLIFIFQLLFATTAVLVAGPVVITILATRALHLQNRFIFMLNTCICDTLVGLSVYYLGLFDVQEGFPSRNGTYNMLPSLLGVNMITFLFAQFDRYLAVCHPFMYTRYITRPAIISLNVCCWLHIYSQMIILIFLPLSEARRLYAFSIVSLQIIVVTKVIMTIKLYVVVRYQLDRDPPSAERESNKESLKIIIFVVISFLLLWGPSFVNIVLRLLFGRGLIFRNEATNLFAVMARLNAVCTPAVYLWGSPALREATVRTVWARVFPRRKRR, from the coding sequence ATGCTTCCCTCCAACATCACAGACTCTGGAGCAGTAGGTATACCTCTCTCGGTAAACTTTGACAGTCCTGTCGATtatctcatttttatttttcaacttttaTTCGCTACAACTGCTGTGCTGGTAGCCGGACCTGTAGTCATTACCATTTTGGCCACACGAGCTCTCCATCTTCaaaacaggtttattttcatGCTGAACACTTGTATTTGTGATACGCTGGTTGGGCTTTCAGTGTATTATCTCGGTCTGTTTGATGTTCAAGAAGGATTTCCTTCGAGAAATGGAACTTATAATATGCTACCTTCTCTTCTCGGGGTAAAcatgataacatttttatttgcacaATTTGACCGTTATTTGGCCGTTTGTCATCCATTCATGTACACGCGCTATATAACCCGGCCAGCGATTatctctttaaatgtgtgttgttgGCTTCACATTTATTCTCAgatgatcattttaattttcttgcCACTTTCCGAAGCAAGACGGCTGTATGCTTTCAGTATTGTCAGTTTACAGATCATTGTGGTCACCAAAGTGATCATGACTATCAAACTGTATGTTGTTGTCAGGTACCAGCTGGACAGAGACCCTCCCAGCGCTGAGAGAGAAAGCAACAAGGAATCCTTAAAAATTATCATCTTTGTTGTCATAAGCTTCTTGCTGTTATGGGGCCCATCTTTTGTTAATATCGTCCTCAGACTGCTGTTTGGAAGAGGGCTAATATTTCGGAACGAGGCCACCAATCTTTTTGCTGTTATGGCTCGTCTCAACGCTGTGTGCACACCTGCGGTGTACCTGTGGGGGAGTCCGGCTCTGAGAGAAGCCACGGTGAGGACTGTCTGGGCCAGAGTGTTCCCAAGACGCAAGAGGCGGTAA
- the LOC115014116 gene encoding protease-associated domain-containing protein 1-like produces MAKVVGTTALVLYLWSVFMQFSRLSGLGINELLYFRVISPEEIGYIFSAAPAKDFGGDFTSSYDKIFLVPANPADGCSDLEDREIIQGQVVLVERGGCSFVQKARHVEEAGGKAVLIADNAVDNDSQYLDMITDGSTAKPSIPALFLLGRDGMMIRRSLQRQALPWAVISIPVNVSSLASFPLKQPPWTLW; encoded by the exons ATGGCAAAGGTTGTTGGGACGACAGCTTTAGTGTTATACCTCTGGAGTGTGTTCATGCAGTTCAGTCGCCTGTCAG GTCTTGGGATCAATGAACTGCTTTATTTCCGGGTCATCAGTCCAGAGGAGATCGGGTACATCTTCAGTGCAGCACCTGCTAAAGACTTTGGAGGAGATTTT ACGTCCTCGTATGATAAGATTTTCCTTGTGCCAGCAAACCCAGCAGATGGCTGCTCAGACCTGGAGGACAGAGAAATAATCCAAGGACAAGTAGTCCTGGTGGAGAGAGG AGGTTGCTCCTTTGTACAAAAGGCCCGACATGTGGAGGAAGCAGGAGGCAAAGCTGTTCTGATTGCTGATAATGCTGTGGACAATGACAGTCAGTACCTTGATATGATAACTGATGGAAGCACTGCCAAACCAAGCATACCTGCTCTATTCCTGCTGGGACGTGACGG GATGATGATCAGACGATCTCTTCAGAGACAAGCTCTGCCGTGGGCTGTCATTTCAATTCCTGTCAATGTTTCCTCTTTGGCCTCGTTCCCACTCAAGCAGCCCCCGTGGACACTGTGGTAG
- the il12b2 gene encoding interleukin-12 subunit beta has protein sequence MKTLSLWISGLLFISLNGAHGLNHFPDNFVVAKRNDKSPVTLTCRTETEGAVTWKFHVPEMEDVQQNGLKLSEGAVTGKFHVPEMEDVDIEGNVKQNGLKLSVSEVDTPMLGNYSCWRGEDMLSSTYLLLEAEEEDDFDSLSISCRAKSYDCNFSCEWTHSGQTGVRLGLGHDCREGRKLCHWVSSDQLVDGRFQFELPHSLSPYAEETTMLELTAEAIVNLSFLRRTKRFYLRDIVQPDYPKIVKCQEGNENLNVTIDAPSSWSTPHSFFSLEHEIEYVLKDDGKTGRSSSALIPKRVSKLRVRSRDSLVLSAWSQWTPWKNVTC, from the exons ATG AAGACTTTGTCACTGTGGATAAGTGGGCTTCTGTTCATCAGTCTCAACGGAGCACATGGACTCAACCACTTTCCAGATAATT TTGTGGTGGCAAAGAGGAATGATAAAAGTCCAGTCACTCTGACCTGTCGCACTGAGACCGAAGGAGCTGTCACGTGGAAGTTTCATGTTCCAGAGATGGAGGATGTCCAGCAGAACGGTCTAAAGCTGTCCGAAGGAGCTGTGACAGGGAAGTTTCATGTTCCAGAGATGGAGGATGTCGATATCGAGGGCAATGTCAAGCAGAACGGTCTAAAGCTGTCCGTGTCAGAGGTAGATACACCCATGTTGGGAAATTACAGCTGCTGGAGAGGAGAAGATATGTTGTCCTCAACCTATCTGCTGCtggaggctgaggaggaagaCGACTTTG ATTCTCTCTCTATCAGCTGTCGGGCAAAGTCTTATGACTGTAACTTCAGCTGTGAATGGACCCACAGTGGACAAACAGGAGTGCGCCTTGGACTGGGACATGActg CCGTGAAGGTAGGAAGTTGTGTCATTGGGTCAGCAGTGATCAGCTTGTGGATGGGAGATTCCAGTTTGAGTTGCCCCACTCCCTCTCCCCCTACGCTGAGGAAACCACCATGCTTGAACTCACCGCTGAAGCCATCGTTAACCTCTCCTTCCTCAGGAGAACCAAGAGATTTTATCTCCGAGACATCG TTCAACCCGATTATCCCAAGATTGTCAAGTGTCAGGAGGGGAATGAAAACCTGAACGTGACCATTGATGCTCCATCCAGCTGGTCAACTCCTCACAGCTTCTTCAGTCTGGAGCACGAAATTGAATATGTGTTAAAAGATGATGGCAAG ACTGGACGTTCTTCATCTGCTCTGATACCAAAGAGGGTCAGCAAGCTGAGGGTTCGCTCCAGAGACTCGCTGGTGCTCTCAGCATGGAGCCAGTGGACTCCCTGGAAAAATGTAACCTGCTGA